ATTTGAGCAAATGTATCTACTTTCAGTTGGAAATTGGAACTTGTTTTTTGAAAAATTTAAACTCTACGTTTGTAGAATTAAAATTTTTGTTCTATGTTTGTAGAGTAATTAAAAGAATATGACATCATTATCAAATTCAGAAGAGCAGCTCATGCAATATCTCTGGAAGAAAAAGAAAGCAGTTTTAAAAGATCTTTTGGAAGCCTACAACGATCCTAAGCCTGCCACAACAACTATTGCCACCTTACTCAAGCGCATGCAAGACAAAGGTTTTGTAGATTATACTCAAATTGGGCGCTCACGAGAATATTTCCCATTGGTAAAAAAGAAAGATTATTTCAGCAAACATGTTAATGGTCTTATCAAAAACTTTTTTAATAACGATGCTGCACAATTTGCATCATTTTTCACAGAGGCCACAGATTTAAGCAAAGAAGAACTCAAAGAGCTCAAGAAAATGATCGACCAACAAATAAAAGAGAAGTAATCATGGAAGTTTATATTTTAAAATCTGCTGCATGTTTGGGAATATTATTCCTCTTTTACAAATTGCTATTAGAGAATACCTCGTTACATACCACCAAGCGTTTCTTTTTGCTAGGAAGCTTAGCTATTTCATTTATAATTCCATGTATCACCTTTACCACATATATTCAGGTTAATCCTTTAGTTACCAACATACTAACAGAAGTTCCTGCGAGCACACCTGCCCTTGACACAGGCATTTCGGAAGCCACAAACTATACCCTATATATTTTAGGTGGTATTTATTTACTTGGAGTTGGTATTTTCGGTATTCGATTTGGTCATAATCTAAGGAGCGTTTTTACCAAAGTTAGAAACAACTCAAAGTTCAAGCAACGATCAATTGTGCATGTATTGCTGAAACTTCCTGTAACACCACATAGTTTTTTTAACTATATCTTTTTCAGCAAAAAAGCGTACAACAATGGTGAAATCCCTGAAGAAGTACTTATGCACGAAACCGCTCATGTAGAGCAAAAGCACAGTTGGGATATTGTTTTCATAGAATTACTTCGCATTGCATTTTGGTTCAATCCGTTGCTTTATTTTATAAAACACAGTATAAAACTCAACCACGAATTTCTAGCAGACCGCACTGTCTTAAATCAGGGAGCAGATACAGCTAGCTATCAAACAATTTTACTGGATTTCTCATCAAAATCTAGCGTGCCTTCTATGGCACATTCTATTAATTATTCATCATCTGGTCTAGGCAAGTTATTTTCAAAAAACTCGTTTGGGCTGGTCAAAAAACGTTTTACAGTTATGAAAACACACACATCAAGAAGAGCCGCATGGCTAAGAATGCTAGTAATTTTGCCTTTGATGGCAGGATTAATCTACGGTTTCAGCAGCACTAAAACTGTCGAAACGATTGTTTCAGACCCAAAAGTAACCTTCGAAAATCCAGAAGTTCAAAAAGAATATGATACTTGGTATACGAATGTTGCAAATGAAATAGGAAACAGTAAAGCCACACCCGAGCAACTTGCGGCATACAACAAAATAGCAGCTTTTTGGAACAAACGTTTCAACGAAACTCCCAATAGTCGTATCATGCCCCTTTCAGAATTAAAAAAGCTAGAAACCATTTATCGATTAATGACCATAGAGCAGCGCAAACAAGCACAACCTTTTCCTGAGTGTAAGCCACCTGCTACCAGTAATTCGCCATCTGGTAATGATGCTATAAACAAAATCTTAGTAATCATGATACAGATGAGTGAAATCACAATAAACGGTAAACAATCTTCTCTTAAAACATTTGCACGTGACCTAGACAAATTGACCAAGAATTGGGAAGAAACCGATTACACATCTATTAAACCCATTATAAAAATTGCTAGTACGCCAGACGAATTCTTGAAGAAACTAGATGCCGAATACAAAAAAACGCATTTTTCAAAGGCAAATGGTGGCTTCGGACTCTTACCTCCGCCTCCGCCACCACCTGCGCCAAAAGTAATTAAAGGGGTGAACGATACTGATGATAACATTCCACCGCCACCACCACCTGCTCCAGATGCGCCAAGAGTAATTAACAGCGTAAATTACACTGATGGAAATATTCCACCACCGCCTCCCCCAATGAGTCAGCTAGACATCATTGTTAAAATGGCGAAAAAGAAATCTACGTTCTATTACGAAGGGAAAGAGATTACTTCAGACGAAGCAATTGAGGTTGTAAAAAAGAATAGTGACCTTAATATCCAAGTAACTAATAGCTCATCTAAAAATCCAACCGTTAAAATTTCCAAAGAACCTATCTATGTGAAAAAGAAAATGATTCCTTAAAAAGGAACTTAAATTTTAGAATCTTAGGGTACTAAAAATGCAGAGAAGATAATCTTTAGAATAAAAAAAGCCTCTTTACTAGAGGCTTTTTTTTCTGAAATGATGCTTAATTTATTGAGCTATAAGATTTAGAGAAACCACTAAAAGGCTCCCAGCACCAGAAAATTTCTCAGCCCAGACTTCTATATAATCATTTTGAGACAATTCTACAGAGCCAACAATTGATACCGCTCCAATATCATTATTACCACCTATCTCCCTATATACTTTAGACTCATCTACAACCGTTCCGTTTTTTGCAATGTAAAATATATAAATGGAGTTATTATTGTCGCCTTGAAAAGAAATACTCGTAGAAATTTGAAAACTTCGCGTTTTTGTTCCATCATACACGATTCTATTATCAACAGGAGCGCTAAATCTAAATAAGTTATTAGACGTTGAAGTTCCTACCAATTTTGTCTGAACACCAGTTCCTATCGTACCAAAGTCGGTTTCATAACCGCTACCTATTGGTGCATCTAGATTAATATCACCAATAGCGGCATTATCTGTTTCCAGAAGTAGTCCTGGTGAGTCTACATCCCAATTATTATTGAATTTATAGCCGTCGTAAATACTTGGCGAATACCCTTCTACACGTGTACCGGCTCCTGTAAAACTTACCTGAGCAATAGAAGCAGAGACGGTTATTGTTGGATTGGCACTTACATTTAAACCAACTTCACCAGCATCTGTCACCACCCTACCATTTGCCATTTGTAAATTTGCAAATGAACCAGAAAGGGTTAAAAATGTACCCAAATTAGAATCGGTCCAGAATAACTTATCCATATAAAAATTAGATATATCAGATGCTGCTAAGCCATCGCTAGTAGATACAATTTGAAAGACTTCAAAATACACGGTACCTAAAGAACTTAATGTACCTAGAGAAGAAGCTCCAACTACAATTAAACTATATGCTATAAGATTCTCTGTACCTGAACCAACAATGTTAAATACCTGTTGCCCGTTACCACGAATTAATATGTCTTTTAGGTGCCCGCCTTTACTTCCACTAAAAAGGGTAGTACCAGAATTATTTTGCAAAATATCTTCTCCAGTATCGCGACCTGCTACATAAGCGCCATTTAAATCTATAGGAAAATCGAAAAGGATGGTTCCATTAATTTCGTATAAATAGTTTTCATTTAACTCATATACAACTCCTCCTCCAGCAGCAAGCTCGTCAGACAAATCTGCTACACTTTTTACTAACTTGTAATTACTGCGAGTTTCGGCACCTTCTAAAGGCACCCAGCTACCGCCATTAAAGAAATAAAACACATTTTCATCTGTATCAAACACTAACAATCCTTCTGCCGGTGATGCAATTGCTATTCGGTCTGAGGTCTCCATTCTAGGAGCTAATAATCCCTGTGTTGTTGAAGAAATATCTAACGCAGAAGATGCGTCTGGACTAACTGTTCCGATTCCAACTTGCGCTAAACTAGTGAACGTTGCTAAAGAAGTGCAAATAATACATAAGTAAATAACTAATTTTTTCATTTTTTTTAAGGTTTGTTACGATTACTGGGGAGATTTATCCTACAAATATATCGGATTAAATGCGTATTTAATCGATAAAATAGCACATTTAGAGACAATTTAATCAGGCATAAGTATATCGTTCTGATTATTAAAGAGTTTGAAAAATAAAAAATCTTTTACAACAACAATTACTTGAATAATTACGTTTTAAAAATTCATCAATCTTATAAAAAACACTTATGCTTCAACGATTTTTTATCTTTTGTTCTGGCGCAGACACCGATATTCTAAACGATTGTTCTGCTGGCGAAAACACCAAATATGCTGGTGTAGGTGCTACGGTTTTCTTTACAGCTGTTATGGCTGCAATTGCAGGAAGCTACGCTTTATTCACTGTTTTTGACAATATTTTTACGGCAGTGTTCTTCGGACTCATTTGGGGACTTCTAATTTTTAATCTCGATAGGTTTATTGTTTCAACTCTTAAAAAGCGAGACAATTTTTTCGATGAACTCATTCAGGCATCACCTCGAATTCTACTTGCCGTCATCATTGCTGTAGTGATTTCTAAGCCTCTAGAATTAAAGATTTTTGAAAAAGAAATTAATCAGGTTTTATTGGAGCAAAAAAACGATTTAACCCTCGAAAATAAAGATCAATTAGCACTGCAATACACACCTGCTGTAGAAGGCTTAAACGCAGAAATTGAAACATTAAAAAATGAAATAACAACTAAAGAAGCTGAAGTTAATGCACTATACGACGTGTACATTTCTGAAGCCGAAGGAACCGCTGGCACTGAAAAACTAGGTAAAGGCCCTGTTTATAAAGAAAAGCGAGAAAAACACGACGCAGAGCTTGCTGCGCTCAATGAGCTAAAAACAAGCAATAACGCAAAAATTGCTTTCATAGAAACGCAAATAGCAACCTTAGGCACAGAATACCAAGATAAAATAGCCGAAACACAACCCATTATCGATGGATTTGACGGTTTAATGGCGCGCGTAAATGCTCTTGGCGAATTACCATGGTTACCATCATTTTTTATCTTTTTATTATTCTTAGCCATAGAAACCTCTCCTATTTTTGCAAAACTTATCTCTCCAAAAGGAGCTTACGATTTAAAACTAGCAGAGCAAGAAGGTGCGCTTTCTAGCTGGGTAACACAGCAAAAAAGTCAGCGTGAAATTCTTGTAACTACAGATAGGGATGTAAATAACCGTGTGTACGCAGATATTGCAGAAGAGCAAGAATTGTACGATTACAAACGAAAAATTGCCCGGGAGCTTATGCAAGACCAAGCAAACGCCTTTTACAAAAAACAGAAAGGGGTACTCTAGTCATTTTGACCTTAGGAGAAATCTCACAACAAACTTCGGCGATGTAGTTGCCAAAAAAGTTTTCAGTAAACTTGTGTATGAGAAATTTAGAAAAAGTATCTCTTCACACCTTGTTCCCTACGATACATTTTAACAAGGTGGTAGTGCCAGACATGAGTACGGGCAGTGATTTCTTTGAAAAAGATATTCAACATGAAAATTTAGTAACTGCAGCAGAACGTTTATTTACATTTCAAGAGCAACATCCTAACGCCCTCTTAGCAAATGGATACCTAGAAGAACGCAGTTTTTACAACACAGATCGTTTCAAAAGAACCATAAATGGAATTTCAGAATATAGAAACATACACTTAGGTACAGACTTTTGGCTACCAGCAAGAACCCCTGTTCACACCCCATACGCTGGCGAAGTGGTGATTTCGCATCACAACAACTACCACAAAGATTACGGTCCGTTGGTAGTGGTTGCTCATCACTTAAAAAATGTACAGTTTTACACACTATACGGACATCTTAGCGAGGACTCCTTAGCATTATCACCTAAGGGTAAAAAATTAAACGCAGGCGATTTTTTGGCGTTTCTGGGAAACGAACAAGAAAACGGGCATTGGGTACCTCATCTACATTTTCAGCTTATAACAGATTTGTTAGGTCAAACTGAAAACTACAATGGTGTTGCTTATAATTCTGAAATCGAACGCTGGAAAAAATTATGCCCAGACCCTGATATAATTTTTAAAGAATCTTTGCATTAGTCTAACATCTTTACAATCCCTGCTGCCAATTGGTGTGCACTTTTTGGTGCGTCACGAAGCCAAATCTCTGGGTCTAGAAATTCCATTTCTGAAAGATAACAACTTCCGGTTTCGTCCCACACAATATCTACCCTGCCGTACACTGGAGCGATTGGGCATTGCCTATTGGCATTCTCGGCAAATTCAATTTCGTCTTTACTCGGACTATATGGATGCACCGTTCCACCAAAATCATCTTGTACTCTAAAATCTCCGGGTTTTGCCCGTTTCAGAATTGCATGAGAATAGGTACCGTTAAAAATCATAAGCGAAGCCTCTCCTCTTGTAGTGATCGTCTCTAAAAATTCTTGCACCAACATATCTCGAGATGCGACTAACTGTTGAAACACCCGTTCCATTTCCTGGCTATTTTCTTCGGAAACTTTATAGGTATGAAAAGCGGCAGCAGAAATAGCAGGTTTTAAGACCATTTTTTTCCATCCTCGCTTTTTTGAGATTTCGGCTAAAGTGATTTTGCTTTTTGCTGAAACGAACTCTGTTGCCACCACACGAACGCCTTTATCTTGAAGTTCTTTTATATAAAATTTGTGGCTATTCCATTGTTGCAATTTTAGGGGATTCACCAGCTTGGTTTTAACAGCGGTTTCTTCCATCCATGTAGTAAAGGCTTCAAAACGTTCAAAATAGTCCCAAACGGTCCTAATTAAGGCAATTTTGGTAGTACTCCAATCGTAATCTGGGTTATCCCAATATGTACGGTCTACAGTAAGCCCTTCTGCTTCTAACGCATCTTTCAACAAATTATATTCAAGAAAAATATTCGCTACATACATATCTTGTGTTTGCTGGCTAACATATTTTTTACAGGTTACTACAGTTACATCTATCATAGCATTTCATTTTCTGTAAAACAAAATTACGTATCTTTCAAGGTATTTAAAATTTCAGCTGTATGAGAATTGTATACATTTTATTATTTTCTATTTTTTATTTATCCTGTGTTGCACAAAAAGATGTAGAAGCAGATAAAAGTGCCATTCTCTCGGTAATGAAGAATCAAGAAATTGCCTGGAGCAAAAACGATTTAGAAGGTTTTATGCAAGGCTATTGGAAGAGTGATTCACTTAAGTTTTACGGAAGCAAAGGTCTCACTAAGGGTTGGCAGCAAACCCTAGACAATTACAAAAAAGGATACCCAACAAAAGACCATAGTGGAACACTTACGTTTAAGGTAGACGACATATCGCCTATAGAAGAAAACAGCTATTGGGTCATGGGGAGATACTTTTTGAAGCGAACCGTTGGCGACGCAAACGGCAATTTTTTAATCATCTTTAAAAAGATTGATGGCGCATGGAAAATTGTTGCAGATATG
This Rasiella rasia DNA region includes the following protein-coding sequences:
- a CDS encoding BlaI/MecI/CopY family transcriptional regulator — protein: MTSLSNSEEQLMQYLWKKKKAVLKDLLEAYNDPKPATTTIATLLKRMQDKGFVDYTQIGRSREYFPLVKKKDYFSKHVNGLIKNFFNNDAAQFASFFTEATDLSKEELKELKKMIDQQIKEK
- a CDS encoding M56 family metallopeptidase; its protein translation is MEVYILKSAACLGILFLFYKLLLENTSLHTTKRFFLLGSLAISFIIPCITFTTYIQVNPLVTNILTEVPASTPALDTGISEATNYTLYILGGIYLLGVGIFGIRFGHNLRSVFTKVRNNSKFKQRSIVHVLLKLPVTPHSFFNYIFFSKKAYNNGEIPEEVLMHETAHVEQKHSWDIVFIELLRIAFWFNPLLYFIKHSIKLNHEFLADRTVLNQGADTASYQTILLDFSSKSSVPSMAHSINYSSSGLGKLFSKNSFGLVKKRFTVMKTHTSRRAAWLRMLVILPLMAGLIYGFSSTKTVETIVSDPKVTFENPEVQKEYDTWYTNVANEIGNSKATPEQLAAYNKIAAFWNKRFNETPNSRIMPLSELKKLETIYRLMTIEQRKQAQPFPECKPPATSNSPSGNDAINKILVIMIQMSEITINGKQSSLKTFARDLDKLTKNWEETDYTSIKPIIKIASTPDEFLKKLDAEYKKTHFSKANGGFGLLPPPPPPPAPKVIKGVNDTDDNIPPPPPPAPDAPRVINSVNYTDGNIPPPPPPMSQLDIIVKMAKKKSTFYYEGKEITSDEAIEVVKKNSDLNIQVTNSSSKNPTVKISKEPIYVKKKMIP
- a CDS encoding cell wall anchor protein; its protein translation is MKKLVIYLCIICTSLATFTSLAQVGIGTVSPDASSALDISSTTQGLLAPRMETSDRIAIASPAEGLLVFDTDENVFYFFNGGSWVPLEGAETRSNYKLVKSVADLSDELAAGGGVVYELNENYLYEINGTILFDFPIDLNGAYVAGRDTGEDILQNNSGTTLFSGSKGGHLKDILIRGNGQQVFNIVGSGTENLIAYSLIVVGASSLGTLSSLGTVYFEVFQIVSTSDGLAASDISNFYMDKLFWTDSNLGTFLTLSGSFANLQMANGRVVTDAGEVGLNVSANPTITVSASIAQVSFTGAGTRVEGYSPSIYDGYKFNNNWDVDSPGLLLETDNAAIGDINLDAPIGSGYETDFGTIGTGVQTKLVGTSTSNNLFRFSAPVDNRIVYDGTKTRSFQISTSISFQGDNNNSIYIFYIAKNGTVVDESKVYREIGGNNDIGAVSIVGSVELSQNDYIEVWAEKFSGAGSLLVVSLNLIAQ
- a CDS encoding DUF4407 domain-containing protein encodes the protein MLQRFFIFCSGADTDILNDCSAGENTKYAGVGATVFFTAVMAAIAGSYALFTVFDNIFTAVFFGLIWGLLIFNLDRFIVSTLKKRDNFFDELIQASPRILLAVIIAVVISKPLELKIFEKEINQVLLEQKNDLTLENKDQLALQYTPAVEGLNAEIETLKNEITTKEAEVNALYDVYISEAEGTAGTEKLGKGPVYKEKREKHDAELAALNELKTSNNAKIAFIETQIATLGTEYQDKIAETQPIIDGFDGLMARVNALGELPWLPSFFIFLLFLAIETSPIFAKLISPKGAYDLKLAEQEGALSSWVTQQKSQREILVTTDRDVNNRVYADIAEEQELYDYKRKIARELMQDQANAFYKKQKGVL
- a CDS encoding peptidoglycan DD-metalloendopeptidase family protein, which encodes MRNLEKVSLHTLFPTIHFNKVVVPDMSTGSDFFEKDIQHENLVTAAERLFTFQEQHPNALLANGYLEERSFYNTDRFKRTINGISEYRNIHLGTDFWLPARTPVHTPYAGEVVISHHNNYHKDYGPLVVVAHHLKNVQFYTLYGHLSEDSLALSPKGKKLNAGDFLAFLGNEQENGHWVPHLHFQLITDLLGQTENYNGVAYNSEIERWKKLCPDPDIIFKESLH
- a CDS encoding ATP-grasp domain-containing protein; protein product: MIDVTVVTCKKYVSQQTQDMYVANIFLEYNLLKDALEAEGLTVDRTYWDNPDYDWSTTKIALIRTVWDYFERFEAFTTWMEETAVKTKLVNPLKLQQWNSHKFYIKELQDKGVRVVATEFVSAKSKITLAEISKKRGWKKMVLKPAISAAAFHTYKVSEENSQEMERVFQQLVASRDMLVQEFLETITTRGEASLMIFNGTYSHAILKRAKPGDFRVQDDFGGTVHPYSPSKDEIEFAENANRQCPIAPVYGRVDIVWDETGSCYLSEMEFLDPEIWLRDAPKSAHQLAAGIVKMLD
- a CDS encoding YybH family protein, giving the protein MRIVYILLFSIFYLSCVAQKDVEADKSAILSVMKNQEIAWSKNDLEGFMQGYWKSDSLKFYGSKGLTKGWQQTLDNYKKGYPTKDHSGTLTFKVDDISPIEENSYWVMGRYFLKRTVGDANGNFLIIFKKIDGAWKIVADMSS